In Agarivorans gilvus, one genomic interval encodes:
- a CDS encoding CpsD/CapB family tyrosine-protein kinase, whose product MAVFSIIGMFCAAICFFTRDLFYSHFRHAGDVQQHLEVNPIGLVPKVPPKSLQLTNWSTTISGFNQQPQFNEAVKDLRTALILTPEEQQKRILITSSFSGEGKTSLSISLALSMSKLKKVLLIDADLRNPNIGKAFGLKPSQPGLSNLIVMDINLDELIINHTESGLALIPAGLVTHNPQEFLASPRFGLLLKKLEQRYDHIIIDSSPIGPVSDSLLIGQHVNSALFVIKTNSTPVMKVHQALSRLTQHKIPVSGVVLNQILKKQRQYNVGYGYGYDYQTGQA is encoded by the coding sequence GTGGCGGTATTTTCGATAATAGGCATGTTTTGTGCCGCAATATGTTTCTTTACCCGAGATCTATTTTATTCTCACTTTCGTCATGCCGGAGATGTACAGCAGCATTTAGAGGTCAATCCTATAGGTTTAGTGCCCAAAGTACCCCCTAAGAGCCTACAGCTAACAAACTGGAGTACAACTATTTCTGGCTTTAATCAACAGCCTCAATTTAACGAAGCAGTAAAAGATTTAAGAACCGCACTGATTCTTACACCAGAAGAGCAACAAAAAAGAATACTAATAACCTCTTCATTTTCTGGCGAGGGTAAAACATCGCTATCCATTAGTTTAGCGCTTTCAATGAGCAAGCTAAAAAAAGTGTTACTCATTGATGCAGATCTTAGGAATCCCAATATTGGTAAAGCATTTGGCTTAAAGCCCTCTCAACCCGGACTATCAAATTTAATCGTTATGGATATAAATTTAGATGAACTGATTATCAATCATACAGAGTCGGGGCTTGCATTAATCCCTGCGGGACTAGTTACCCACAACCCACAAGAGTTCTTAGCCTCTCCTCGATTTGGCCTTTTACTTAAGAAACTAGAGCAGCGCTATGACCACATTATTATTGATAGCTCTCCAATCGGCCCGGTATCCGATAGCTTACTTATTGGCCAACATGTAAATAGCGCTCTTTTTGTTATCAAAACCAACTCAACACCGGTGATGAAAGTACATCAAGCCCTCTCACGCTTAACACAACATAAAATCCCGGTTAGCGGTGTGGTACTCAATCAAATACTCAAAAAACAACGACAATATAATGTTGGGTACGGCTATGGCTATGACTATCAAACCGGTCAAGCATAA
- a CDS encoding GumC family protein yields MTKASEQAPLNLSVYLTVLLKRSHYVVLVGFIVGALSYLLARTLPVQYSANATLLIEAQANKAVSIKDAYDFDTNKKEYYLTQFELLKSRALAEKVIDKLDLKHSPAFLAPSYPEGIVLIVNKAKALKSQLLTFFGLEEPSYSSTTNEPESDNQDLVKQLQSNLTISPIRKTQLVVISYQASTPQLAADIVNTLGQAYIESSLDVQTKVTQQAYFWLSDKVAELNSAVTLSETKLADFLESEKLVDSSGIDSLLNAELTRLTEQLAEVRNRRIAAASIDQLLKVNKNVSVDQLSTIPAISNHPQVRDIRVSQLETEKYVSELSKRYGPKHDKLIQAKAQLQALNQKAKQIISTLAQGIENELNSTKQQEITLKRELENKKSEFQEFTKKELATKL; encoded by the coding sequence ATGACAAAGGCTTCAGAGCAAGCACCACTAAACCTAAGCGTCTATTTGACTGTACTGTTAAAACGCAGTCATTATGTTGTCCTAGTGGGTTTTATAGTAGGTGCCTTAAGCTACCTACTCGCTAGAACCTTACCGGTCCAATACAGTGCCAATGCAACTTTACTTATTGAAGCGCAAGCAAATAAAGCAGTTTCAATTAAAGATGCATACGACTTTGATACTAACAAAAAAGAATATTACTTAACGCAATTTGAATTATTAAAATCAAGAGCGCTGGCAGAAAAAGTTATCGACAAATTAGATCTTAAACATTCACCTGCGTTCTTGGCTCCATCTTATCCCGAAGGGATCGTTCTCATTGTAAATAAAGCTAAAGCACTAAAAAGTCAGTTACTCACCTTTTTTGGCCTAGAAGAGCCATCATATTCATCAACCACTAATGAGCCAGAGTCAGATAATCAAGATCTAGTAAAACAATTGCAAAGCAATCTTACTATTTCCCCCATTAGAAAAACCCAATTAGTCGTAATTAGCTATCAAGCAAGCACTCCACAGTTAGCCGCCGATATAGTAAATACACTTGGTCAGGCATATATCGAATCAAGCCTAGATGTTCAAACAAAAGTAACTCAACAGGCCTACTTTTGGCTGTCAGATAAGGTGGCAGAGCTAAATTCCGCCGTAACCCTCTCTGAGACTAAATTAGCTGACTTTTTAGAGTCCGAAAAATTAGTGGATTCGAGTGGCATTGACAGCTTACTCAACGCTGAGTTAACCAGACTAACAGAGCAATTAGCGGAAGTACGTAATCGCCGCATAGCCGCTGCATCAATTGATCAGCTGCTGAAAGTCAATAAGAATGTGTCGGTAGACCAATTGTCAACAATTCCCGCCATTTCTAATCACCCGCAAGTACGAGACATTAGAGTGTCTCAGCTAGAGACCGAAAAATACGTTTCCGAATTATCGAAACGTTATGGTCCCAAGCACGACAAACTTATTCAAGCTAAGGCGCAACTCCAAGCTTTAAACCAAAAAGCCAAGCAAATTATTAGCACCTTAGCCCAAGGAATAGAAAACGAACTAAATAGTACCAAACAGCAAGAAATAACCTTAAAAAGAGAACTTGAGAATAAAAAGTCAGAATTCCAAGAATTCACTAAAAAAGAGCTCGCTACCAAGCTTTAA
- a CDS encoding glycosyltransferase, with the protein MMNKSYVFVTTGTQLPFDRLAKAMDEWAKKNSDNTEVFAQLGEGEYQAKHFDFKLFLSPNEYKQKVEQASLLVAHAGMGSILTAQEFQKPLIIMPRLFAKGEHRNDHQLATAKQFASYPGVYIAENDQQLFELLDNRDQLIPASEQESNDRKSLINFVSEFVAS; encoded by the coding sequence ATGATGAATAAATCCTACGTATTCGTTACAACAGGGACTCAATTGCCTTTTGACCGTTTAGCGAAAGCAATGGACGAATGGGCTAAAAAAAATAGCGATAACACGGAGGTATTTGCACAACTAGGTGAAGGCGAATATCAAGCTAAGCACTTCGATTTTAAACTATTTCTTAGTCCTAACGAATATAAACAAAAAGTCGAGCAGGCTTCGTTATTAGTTGCGCACGCGGGCATGGGCTCAATACTCACAGCTCAAGAGTTTCAAAAGCCGCTTATTATTATGCCGCGTTTATTCGCCAAGGGTGAACACCGTAATGATCATCAACTGGCAACGGCCAAGCAATTCGCAAGCTATCCCGGAGTTTACATAGCGGAAAACGATCAACAACTCTTTGAATTATTAGATAATCGTGACCAGCTCATCCCTGCTAGTGAGCAAGAGAGCAACGATAGAAAGTCACTAATCAACTTTGTTAGTGAATTTGTTGCTAGCTAG
- a CDS encoding O-antigen ligase family protein yields MNKFNHYLPIVTNGITTILLSFSMLGNNLFNRKTLLILLIIGVYNCRHKLTTLIKNSLKLWPLLLLLGWCLLSQYWSRWPEETIMAVFIQILMLIMCFSLVESLGTEKTKKILINAAILAIIINLVYILTHPNSAFSSRGLTSFYYSKNNIGLVMAISSILLFFSYKTKFKWLLFCLSFSLLLATNSKTSLVLFILCLLLTWLFTLSSTTEDPKSQLFFYMFCQTIGLTVVIYLSTHQEELLNYVYYQLDEDLLTGRGKLWSTMLLHAEEQLNYGLGFEAVWVGSENSEIYYTELVESAPLWVEQIVSSDGGYVDILVSTGFVGLGLTLFLFIHCFLLALRHPSRSELAPFVAIFLFTIGHNVTESTLLISTNVLWLMFLLAIFSMTNPPSSVETSVFSTKLVFSEGENLG; encoded by the coding sequence ATGAATAAATTTAATCATTACCTCCCGATAGTAACAAATGGCATAACCACCATATTGCTTAGCTTTTCTATGCTAGGAAATAATCTGTTCAATCGAAAAACACTGCTGATCCTGCTCATTATCGGTGTGTACAACTGTAGGCACAAATTAACAACACTCATAAAAAACAGCTTAAAACTGTGGCCTCTACTACTTCTCCTTGGCTGGTGTTTATTAAGCCAATACTGGTCTAGATGGCCTGAAGAAACGATTATGGCTGTATTTATTCAAATACTCATGTTAATCATGTGTTTTAGCTTGGTTGAAAGTTTAGGCACAGAAAAGACCAAAAAAATACTAATTAATGCTGCTATCTTAGCCATAATAATAAACCTTGTTTATATCCTTACTCACCCTAACTCAGCATTTTCTAGTAGAGGATTAACAAGTTTTTACTACAGTAAAAATAATATTGGTCTGGTCATGGCTATTAGCTCAATATTGTTATTTTTTTCTTATAAAACAAAATTTAAGTGGTTGTTATTCTGTTTAAGCTTTAGTCTGCTCCTTGCCACTAACTCAAAAACTTCATTAGTTCTCTTTATTTTGTGTTTACTACTTACTTGGCTATTTACTTTAAGCAGTACAACGGAGGACCCCAAAAGCCAGCTATTTTTTTATATGTTCTGCCAAACTATTGGGCTAACCGTAGTCATATATTTAAGCACCCACCAAGAAGAGTTACTCAACTACGTATACTACCAACTTGATGAAGATCTGCTCACAGGACGAGGTAAGCTTTGGTCAACCATGTTGTTACACGCAGAAGAACAACTAAATTATGGTTTAGGTTTTGAAGCCGTTTGGGTTGGAAGTGAAAATTCTGAAATTTATTACACAGAACTAGTTGAATCAGCCCCTCTTTGGGTTGAACAAATCGTTTCTAGCGACGGCGGCTATGTGGACATTTTAGTCTCGACAGGCTTTGTTGGCCTAGGCCTTACCCTATTTTTGTTTATTCACTGCTTTCTACTGGCACTACGCCACCCGTCGAGATCGGAGCTAGCGCCTTTCGTTGCTATTTTCTTGTTTACCATAGGCCACAATGTTACTGAATCAACCTTATTGATTTCTACCAATGTACTTTGGCTAATGTTTTTACTAGCTATTTTTAGCATGACTAATCCACCTAGCTCAGTGGAAACCTCCGTTTTCTCTACAAAATTAGTTTTTAGCGAGGGGGAAAATCTTGGCTAA
- a CDS encoding glycosyltransferase — protein MRIVFRISKLGFGGAEQVFLTIARYFQQTYQAEIIFVVDRLDGDNIENARKAGFQVDTLNARDTKRSILAFAHYLKKQPCNLVISAYPDTNVACLLSKKIAASRVPVLVTEHLSLYEQMKRANWLRKAKLYCFVAFMYRLADAVVCVSEGLEQEVRKLLGNKVPIDVIHNPVRTFPTKPKQRTSKRSTTKTILAMGRITAQKDYETLLKAFALVRQQQDSKLVIVGGVLDEAYKLSLDKLVVELQLDHDVEFVGYSNTPETFYQQADLFVLSSAFEGFGNVIIEALNFGLPVVSTDCNYGPSEILKAGEFGLLSPVGNYQHLANNIVKQLQHPIASSHSRIARAQQFSVDIVAEKYWQKMTRLCHG, from the coding sequence ATGCGGATCGTGTTTAGAATTTCAAAGTTAGGATTTGGTGGAGCAGAACAAGTATTTCTCACCATTGCTCGTTATTTCCAACAAACCTATCAAGCAGAAATCATATTTGTGGTAGACCGGCTAGACGGTGACAACATTGAAAACGCCCGTAAAGCAGGTTTTCAAGTTGATACCCTTAATGCCCGTGATACCAAGCGCTCTATTTTGGCATTTGCTCACTACCTTAAAAAGCAGCCATGTAATCTCGTGATATCTGCCTATCCTGATACCAACGTTGCATGCTTATTATCAAAAAAGATCGCCGCCAGCAGAGTGCCAGTACTAGTCACCGAACACTTATCATTGTATGAACAGATGAAACGAGCAAATTGGCTACGTAAAGCCAAACTTTATTGCTTTGTTGCGTTTATGTATCGCTTGGCCGATGCCGTAGTCTGTGTCTCTGAAGGTTTGGAGCAAGAAGTGCGCAAGCTGCTGGGAAACAAGGTTCCCATTGATGTGATACACAACCCGGTCAGAACTTTTCCAACTAAACCAAAGCAAAGGACTAGCAAACGCTCTACAACCAAAACAATACTTGCCATGGGTAGAATTACCGCGCAAAAAGATTACGAAACGCTCCTCAAAGCTTTTGCCTTAGTCAGACAACAACAAGATAGTAAATTGGTCATTGTAGGCGGTGTACTCGACGAGGCCTACAAACTAAGCTTAGATAAATTGGTAGTTGAACTACAACTAGACCACGATGTTGAGTTTGTCGGTTATTCAAATACCCCCGAAACGTTCTACCAACAAGCTGACTTATTTGTACTGTCTTCTGCCTTTGAAGGCTTTGGCAATGTAATAATTGAAGCTCTCAATTTTGGATTACCAGTGGTGAGTACCGATTGTAACTATGGCCCTTCCGAGATCCTCAAGGCTGGTGAATTTGGCTTACTCTCTCCGGTAGGAAACTACCAACACTTGGCCAATAATATCGTCAAACAACTACAACACCCCATTGCTAGTAGCCATAGTCGCATAGCCCGAGCTCAACAATTTTCGGTAGATATAGTGGCAGAAAAATACTGGCAAAAAATGACGAGACTCTGCCATGGGTAG
- a CDS encoding glycosyltransferase family 2 protein has product MSYLASEHVQLSLIIPLYNAKEYILELADSLTQQLQDKAVEIIFVNDGSTDKGHELLETHFPEYFKTSQFKLLNQVNQGVSVARNIGIKTAKGAYIGFIDADDKVLEDYLPTIMDAIETKQPDIIEFGFKFLKNGKIQNDDIFVHQQFGLMPLSSVINTIMLRSIWYPWLRVFKRNLLCENFFPAGVRFCEDMMVIPTAYQKAQSIYHINQAIYAYRLNESGATLNVKPDYLEHLVAFYCSIPKSKSYSNTLYKSGVFYAIYRCALELGDSFRIPLKIILDANLIGLRLLTESRLGMRRKLILLLPYPFMFFQRLKGKVDADRV; this is encoded by the coding sequence ATGTCCTATCTAGCAAGTGAGCATGTTCAATTGTCATTGATCATTCCACTATATAATGCCAAAGAATATATATTGGAATTAGCCGATTCTCTCACCCAGCAATTACAAGATAAAGCTGTAGAGATAATATTTGTCAACGATGGTTCCACAGATAAGGGGCATGAGTTACTTGAAACTCATTTTCCTGAGTATTTCAAAACCTCTCAATTTAAGCTCCTCAACCAAGTTAACCAAGGCGTGAGCGTCGCGAGAAATATTGGCATAAAGACAGCAAAAGGAGCTTACATTGGTTTCATCGACGCTGACGACAAAGTTCTAGAAGACTATCTACCAACCATCATGGACGCGATCGAAACAAAACAGCCAGATATTATTGAGTTTGGTTTTAAGTTCTTAAAAAACGGGAAAATACAAAACGATGATATTTTTGTACACCAACAGTTTGGCTTAATGCCACTTAGCTCAGTGATAAACACCATCATGCTCCGCTCTATCTGGTATCCGTGGCTGCGGGTATTTAAGCGGAATTTGCTCTGCGAGAACTTTTTCCCAGCGGGCGTGCGTTTTTGCGAAGATATGATGGTTATCCCCACAGCGTACCAAAAAGCGCAATCAATTTATCATATAAACCAGGCCATCTATGCCTACCGGCTTAATGAGTCTGGCGCTACACTAAATGTAAAACCTGATTATTTGGAACATTTAGTCGCTTTCTATTGTTCAATCCCAAAGTCAAAAAGCTACAGCAATACACTTTATAAAAGCGGTGTTTTTTACGCTATTTACCGTTGCGCCTTAGAGTTAGGAGATAGCTTCCGCATACCTCTTAAAATTATATTAGATGCGAACCTGATAGGCCTTCGCTTACTCACAGAATCACGCCTTGGAATGCGTAGAAAGCTAATTCTTTTACTTCCTTACCCATTTATGTTTTTCCAACGCTTAAAAGGAAAAGTCGATGCGGATCGTGTTTAG
- a CDS encoding serine O-acetyltransferase, with translation MGRLSVKQIIYSDLYRYYGEANLKLAVMAYFKEKGFRFTFWLRLAAHWDKKPIIRWLPKLMFMYQKRSLVSDINYRATIGPGFCIRHVFGTTFGAKAIIGKNVTITHNVTIGGRLGAYPIIGDNVYIGPGASVLGAITIANNAIIGSNAVVTKDVPESGVVVGNPGKLVSTKGSRDYIEHPYSEE, from the coding sequence ATGGGTAGACTCAGTGTCAAACAGATAATATATAGCGACCTATACCGCTACTACGGAGAGGCAAACCTCAAACTGGCGGTGATGGCTTATTTTAAGGAAAAGGGCTTCCGATTTACTTTTTGGCTAAGACTCGCAGCACATTGGGATAAGAAACCGATAATACGTTGGTTACCTAAGCTGATGTTCATGTACCAAAAACGCAGTTTAGTCTCGGATATAAATTATCGCGCCACCATTGGTCCTGGTTTTTGTATTCGACATGTATTTGGAACCACCTTCGGAGCCAAAGCCATCATAGGCAAGAATGTCACCATCACGCATAACGTAACAATTGGTGGCCGCCTTGGGGCTTATCCAATAATTGGCGACAACGTTTATATTGGCCCAGGAGCCTCTGTTCTTGGCGCTATAACCATCGCAAATAACGCCATTATCGGCAGCAATGCAGTAGTAACAAAAGATGTGCCTGAGAGTGGTGTGGTGGTCGGAAACCCAGGGAAGTTAGTTTCGACTAAAGGAAGTCGCGACTATATAGAGCACCCCTACAGTGAGGAATAA
- a CDS encoding undecaprenyl-phosphate glucose phosphotransferase: MGNENNGMVRSHEFELAIVYRITDLVIIFSTLVMLAWWRTGHVDSDFQQLAIGLGIVYLIVAESFTLYRSWRIASVKQQANTTLSVWLVTAAVILAINYFLKASDNYSRIVFAGWLVITPMLLIVWRIVFREILGLLRKTGYNTRKAIIIGVSETGLRLQKELTENADLGIVFKGFFDDRDALRLSDDTQYSGKVRPVYQALELAKRAKVDHVYIALPMHAKSRISSYLKQLSDTTCTTFIVPDFFTYNLIHSRWSSLGNIQTVSVFDSPFRGFTSVMVKRLQDIFLASVIITLISPLLLAVGLGVKLSSAGPVIFKQDRYGLDGKRIRVWKFRSMKVMENGGKVTQATQNDPRVTRFGAFIRRTSLDELPQFFNVLMGSMSIVGPRPHAVAHNEEYRHVVDRYMLRHKVKPGITGWAQINGCRGETDTLDKMERRIAYDLEYIQAWSLWMDVKIVFLTIFKGFVNKAAY; encoded by the coding sequence ATGGGCAATGAAAACAATGGAATGGTACGTAGTCACGAATTTGAGCTAGCTATAGTTTATCGAATAACTGATCTGGTGATAATTTTCTCAACCTTAGTCATGCTTGCTTGGTGGAGAACGGGGCACGTCGATAGTGATTTCCAACAGCTCGCTATTGGCCTAGGCATCGTTTATCTGATCGTCGCCGAATCTTTTACCTTATATCGCTCTTGGCGAATAGCGTCAGTGAAACAGCAGGCCAATACCACGCTCAGCGTTTGGTTGGTTACGGCAGCGGTAATCTTAGCCATAAATTACTTTCTGAAGGCTTCAGATAACTATTCAAGAATCGTATTTGCTGGTTGGTTAGTCATCACCCCAATGCTATTGATTGTATGGCGCATCGTATTTAGAGAAATCCTCGGTTTACTCAGAAAAACCGGCTATAACACCCGTAAAGCCATCATCATCGGCGTTTCAGAAACAGGCTTGCGCTTACAAAAAGAGCTCACCGAAAATGCCGATTTAGGCATTGTCTTTAAAGGCTTTTTTGATGATAGAGATGCGCTGCGTTTAAGTGATGATACGCAATATAGCGGCAAAGTACGCCCGGTGTATCAAGCCCTGGAATTAGCCAAGCGCGCCAAGGTTGATCATGTCTACATTGCCCTGCCGATGCATGCTAAGAGCCGTATTAGCAGTTACCTGAAACAACTATCCGATACCACCTGTACCACTTTTATCGTACCCGACTTTTTCACTTACAACTTGATTCACTCTCGTTGGAGCAGCCTAGGTAACATTCAAACCGTCAGTGTATTTGATAGCCCCTTTCGCGGTTTTACCAGCGTGATGGTCAAACGCCTTCAAGACATCTTCTTGGCCAGTGTCATCATCACCTTAATTAGCCCGCTGCTATTGGCGGTAGGCTTAGGTGTGAAGCTCAGCTCTGCTGGCCCAGTGATATTTAAACAAGACCGCTACGGTTTAGATGGAAAACGGATCCGCGTATGGAAGTTTCGCTCAATGAAGGTGATGGAAAATGGCGGCAAAGTGACTCAAGCCACCCAGAACGACCCTAGAGTGACTCGCTTCGGCGCCTTTATACGCCGCACCTCTCTAGACGAGCTACCACAGTTTTTTAATGTCTTAATGGGCTCCATGTCGATCGTTGGACCTCGCCCACATGCAGTGGCGCACAATGAAGAATATCGCCATGTCGTTGACCGCTACATGCTACGGCATAAGGTCAAACCGGGCATTACCGGCTGGGCACAAATCAATGGCTGTCGCGGCGAAACCGACACCTTAGACAAAATGGAGCGGCGCATCGCCTACGACCTTGAATACATTCAAGCGTGGAGTCTATGGATGGACGTAAAAATTGTTTTTCTGACTATTTTCAAAGGCTTCGTTAACAAAGCCGCTTATTAA
- a CDS encoding polysaccharide biosynthesis/export family protein, with translation MQHLTKLLSVALVFLMLYSATSHANSNYKLGAGDTIRINVYNEEDLSMEYLVSSSGQIEYPYLGKLEVLGQTAEQLQQTITQGLEDDYLIDPKVSVNVVQYRMIYVNGEVAKPGGYAFQPGLTVEKAIALAGGFTERATKNKVMVRASKPSQSEEKDLKAIVGPGDIIIVKASFF, from the coding sequence ATGCAACATTTAACCAAGCTACTTTCGGTTGCCCTAGTATTTTTAATGCTTTATAGCGCAACTAGCCATGCCAACAGCAATTATAAACTTGGCGCTGGCGATACCATCCGCATCAACGTTTATAACGAAGAAGATTTATCCATGGAATATCTGGTTTCGTCTAGTGGGCAAATCGAGTATCCCTACCTGGGTAAATTAGAAGTTCTCGGGCAAACAGCAGAGCAGCTGCAACAAACCATCACCCAAGGACTGGAAGATGACTACCTGATCGACCCTAAGGTATCAGTAAACGTTGTTCAATATCGCATGATCTATGTGAACGGTGAAGTAGCTAAGCCCGGAGGATATGCTTTTCAACCCGGCTTAACCGTAGAAAAAGCCATCGCGCTAGCAGGCGGTTTTACCGAACGAGCCACCAAAAATAAAGTGATGGTAAGGGCATCTAAGCCAAGCCAAAGTGAAGAAAAAGACTTAAAAGCCATTGTTGGCCCAGGCGATATTATCATCGTTAAAGCAAGCTTTTTCTAA
- a CDS encoding oligosaccharide flippase family protein, producing MAKSINLKNMLWHAIEYFSRIAFGLLSVILVARYFGPESLGKLSQVQATSELLIFLVVLGLDNIILHELAKKPQRDTIFSCFILQSIGWCMYLPLLLLAVYIMREQFLASDVLVIIFAVSLNTYFTRATIFRLYFQAVNLPKFIAWAAITSRFFALFYMLLALFLGLEYQWVIYFLPLQALLQTLLLAITFLRQGQGEGQFKLCINKIKSMLKPAMPILLASALFPLFTQADILIISTLLDDKSVGLYSAAAKLVAQFIFVGNILTLSFFNILVRKQQQNEHDYQNFLSGLSQLISACSLVLALVVFLLADPIVNTLYGEQFSQSSEILKILVWKWVFIIPAALYSRLLVVNQLTKYELSKSLIAAAISIAANIICIPIFGVKGAALVSLLSFACADLLLYGVFKETRSIFWLAVVGLKDLILKPISSYKKVVYVLSSK from the coding sequence TTGGCTAAATCAATTAATTTAAAAAATATGCTTTGGCATGCAATAGAATATTTTAGTCGAATCGCTTTTGGTTTATTAAGCGTTATTTTAGTCGCGCGTTATTTTGGCCCCGAAAGCTTAGGTAAGCTGAGTCAAGTTCAAGCCACCAGCGAACTACTTATATTTTTAGTCGTGTTGGGCTTAGACAATATCATTTTGCATGAGCTAGCTAAAAAGCCCCAGCGAGATACCATATTTTCCTGCTTCATTCTACAATCTATTGGCTGGTGCATGTATCTGCCTTTGCTGCTTCTGGCTGTATATATCATGCGCGAGCAGTTCTTAGCGTCAGATGTTTTAGTTATTATATTTGCTGTATCCCTCAACACTTATTTCACTCGAGCCACAATATTTAGGCTCTACTTCCAAGCCGTAAACTTACCTAAATTTATTGCTTGGGCAGCCATAACCTCAAGGTTCTTCGCTCTATTCTATATGCTCTTGGCTCTGTTTTTAGGATTGGAATATCAATGGGTTATATACTTTTTGCCGCTACAAGCTTTACTGCAAACCTTGTTATTAGCCATTACATTTCTTCGTCAAGGGCAGGGTGAAGGACAGTTTAAATTGTGTATTAATAAAATAAAATCAATGCTTAAACCGGCAATGCCAATTTTATTAGCCTCAGCCCTATTCCCCTTGTTTACTCAAGCTGACATTCTGATTATTTCAACCTTGCTAGATGATAAGAGTGTTGGCCTTTACTCAGCAGCAGCCAAGTTAGTGGCTCAGTTTATTTTTGTAGGTAACATTCTAACTCTCAGCTTTTTTAATATATTAGTTAGGAAGCAACAACAAAATGAGCATGACTATCAAAACTTTTTATCGGGTCTTAGCCAGTTAATATCAGCCTGCTCACTAGTTTTAGCATTAGTGGTGTTTCTTTTAGCTGACCCCATTGTAAATACGCTCTATGGTGAGCAATTTTCTCAGTCCAGTGAGATATTAAAAATTTTAGTTTGGAAATGGGTATTTATTATTCCTGCCGCATTATATAGTCGCTTATTAGTAGTAAACCAATTAACCAAGTACGAATTGAGTAAATCACTGATCGCCGCAGCTATCAGTATTGCCGCCAATATTATATGCATCCCTATCTTTGGTGTAAAAGGAGCGGCTTTAGTATCGCTACTCTCCTTCGCCTGCGCAGATTTATTGTTATATGGCGTATTTAAAGAAACGCGCTCTATTTTTTGGTTAGCCGTTGTTGGGCTGAAAGACCTAATACTAAAACCAATCAGCTCTTACAAAAAGGTGGTCTATGTCCTATCTAGCAAGTGA